In one window of Mobula hypostoma chromosome X1 unlocalized genomic scaffold, sMobHyp1.1 SUPER_X1_unloc_1, whole genome shotgun sequence DNA:
- the LOC134341383 gene encoding transcription factor Sp7-like produces the protein MATSVLEVSAGLPSLLLRGACRPFQEEGSFASNPFALLSGTCGVFGSPTPPAETTSPSSSTSTSGRLYRGGARGPASPGTVDLLAAPSRLPCSDDALDFYGHSLLHQSPSSSSTPPSSSSNAHSPAVSAAEYSSFPDPPLLPPRNLPSADCLHGACAALEAASAYPWYKVGSPPSSSSDHPSSPGTSWWDVHPGAGWLCPPPPSAAGLDTFQPHPSSAAAFQSPLPSFPGDFSCAYPAPTAGGGGILSREGGGPKQSGVGTGGGGVGVPCTWSSRGEPGRGVPQPRRWLHSCQVPGCGKVYGKASHLKAHLRWHSSERPFACSWLLCGRRFGRADELERHVRAHTRERRFHCPLCARRFTRSDHLAKHQRSHGAPPAAAAAPAPPAAAPADNEREPREGEEIRPPSSPGDGTQESGSRTVEEADPTEQSGLLEI, from the exons ATGGCGACTTCGGTTCTAGAGGTGAGCGCGGGTCTTCCTTCCCTCCTTCTGCGGGGCGCCTGTCGTCCGTTCCAG gAAGAAGGCTCCTTCGCTTCCAACCCCTTCGCCCTACTCTCGGGCACCTGCGGCGTCTTCGGGAGCCCTACTCCTCCGGCCGAGACCACCAGCCCCTCCTCTTCCACTTCCACCTCCGGCCGGCTCTACCGAGGAGGGGCGAGGGGCCCCGCCAGCCCTGGGACAGTAGACCTCTTGGCTGCCCCCTCCCGCCTCCCCTGCTCGGACGATGCTCTGGATTTCTATGGacacagtctgctccaccaatctccctcctcctcctccactcctCCTTCGTCCTCCTCCAACGCCCACAGTCCGGCCGTCTCGGCTGCGGAGTACTCCTCCTTCCCCGATCCTCCCCTCTTGCCCCCCCGCAACCTGCCGTCTGCCGACTGCCTGCACGGAGCGTGCGCGGCGTTGGAGGCAGCCAGCGCTTACCCCTGGTACAAGGTGGGCTcaccaccctcctcctcctccgacCACCCCTCTTCCCCTGGGACCTCTTGGTGGGACGTCCACCCGGGCGCCGGCTGGCTCTGTCCCCCGCCTCCCTCCGCCGCTGGCCTGGACACCTTCCAGCCGCACCCCAGTTCCGCCGCCGCCTTCCAGTCGCCGCTCCCCTCCTTCCCGGGGGACTTCAGCTGCGCGTACCCCGCGCCCACAGCGGGAGGGGGCGGCATTCTGTCCCGTGAAGGTGGCGGGCCCAAGCAGAGCGGAGTAGGAACAGGTGGAGGAGGAGTGGGAGTCCCCTGCACCTGGTCCAGCCGTGGGGAGCCGGGCAGGGGCGTCCCGCAGCCGCGGCGCTGGCTTCACAGCTGCCAAGTGCCGGGCTGCGGCAAGGTCTACGGCAAGGCGTCGCACCTGAAGGCGCACCTCCGCTGGCACAGCTCCGAGCGGCCGTTCGCCTGCAGCTGGCTGCTCTGTGGCCGCCGCTTCGGCCGCGCTGACGAACTGGAGCGACACGTCCGCGCCCACACGCGCGAACGGCGCTTCCACTGCCCGCTCTGCGCCCGCCGCTTTACCCGCAGCGACCACCTGGCCAAACACCAGCGTAGTCACGGAGCCCctcccgccgccgccgccgcccccGCCCCTCCAGCGGCCGCCCCCGCCGACAACGAGCGGGAGCCCCGAGAGGGTGAGGAGATCCGACCCCCTTCCTCACCTGGAGACGGGACTCAGGAGAGCGGCTCCCGGACTGTCGAGGAGGCGGACCCCACTGAGCAGAGCGGGCTACTGGAGATATGA